One genomic segment of Musa acuminata AAA Group cultivar baxijiao chromosome BXJ3-3, Cavendish_Baxijiao_AAA, whole genome shotgun sequence includes these proteins:
- the LOC103978146 gene encoding cyclase-like protein 3 isoform X1: protein MATTVPLLLLFLFLCRVLCSAAASAHPGYLETEACGGEADLTVVRREEYDGGRILDITHVYHEYMPSWESDEGLGQFLWLPKSMKNGSLANNSEMKLPTHTGTHVDAPGHVFQHYFEAGFDVDTLDLHVLNGPALLVDVPRDKNITADVMESLHIPTGVRRVLFRTLNTDRQLMSKKEFDTSYVGFMKDGAQWLVDNTDIKLVGVDYLSVAAYDDLIPSHLVFLKSREIILVEALKLDNVKPGIYTLHCLPLRLRGAEGSPIRCILVK from the exons ATGGCCACTACCGTCCCTCTcctgcttctcttcctcttcctctgccgTGTCCTATGCTCCGCCGCCGCATCGGCTCATCCGGGATACCTGGAGACGGAGGCGTGCGGCGGCGAGGCGGATCTGACTGTGGTCCGGAGGGAGGAGTACGACGGGGGGAGGATCTTAGACATCACCCACGTGTACCACGAGTACATGCCGTCGTGGGAATCGGACGAGGGGCTCGGCCAATTCCTTTGGCTCCCCAAGTCCATGAAGAACGGCTCCCTCGCCAACAACTCCGAGATGAAGCTCCCGACCCACACCGGCACCCACGTCGACGCCccgggccatgtcttccagcactACTTCGAGGCCGGCTTCGACGTCGACACGCTTGACCTCCATGTCCTCAATG GTCCAGCATTGTTGGTGGACGTTCCAAGAGATAAGAACATAACAG CTGATGTAATGGAATCCCTACATATTCCAACTGGAGTACGTCGTGTGCTTTTCAGGACATTAAACACTGACAG GCAACTTATGTCGAAGAAGGAATTTGATACAAGCTACGTTGGGTTTATGAAGGATGGTGCACAGTGGCTGGTGGATAACACTGACATCAAACTTGTCG GTGTTGACTATTTGTCAGTTGCTGCATATGATGATTTGATCCCTTCTCATCTGGTTTTCCTCAAAAGTCGG GAGATAATCCTCGTGGAAGCCTTGAAACTAGACAACGTCAAGCCTGGTATATACACCTTGCACTGCTTACCTCTTCGGTTACGAGGAGCTGAGGGTTCCCCCATCCGGTGTATTCTTGTCAAATGA